The sequence TGCCTCAATGGTACTGAAGTGGTTCAGCCAGCTGTCCGGAGTCCGGTCTAGTAATGCGCTTAGCTCAGACGTAATTACACCGCGGAAACCATCGATAATATGGTGATTTGGAAATACAAATTCATTTAACTTGTCGTTCACGTTATCAGTCAGCATTGTTACCCTCCGCCTCTACACACTCATCTTTTTCTTCATTCTTATTCAGAGCATTGATGATATCTTCAAGGCTGGAATTGCCTTGCCGCTTTGTCATAATTGTTTTCGAGCGTTGCTGGTAGATTGCACGTCGTGATTGTCCTGATTGCTCAGCGAAAAAAGTATCGGTTAGCGGACCTCCAAAGAAGTTTTTAGACAGCTCCGCTGGAACGTACTTTTTTATATTGTCGATAATCAGGCTGGATTGCCGCACATCAGCAGCTATATATAGCTGCTCTAGAAATATGGGCCATGCCATATTTTCTGCTAGCTGCTCTACATCGACGCCATACATAAGTAATGTTCCAAGCTCAGGGTTCGCATTGTTCCAAAAATAAGGTGCCCAGAATGGGAAAATAACCTGAAAGCCAGTGGGTTTGTTATCCTTAGAAATCTTGTGGCTTTCTGTTTGAAACGTCATGCTGCCAACCAAGATGCGAGGTAGCGAATTTAAAAAGCGCTCCTGCTTTGGTGTTGTTTTCAGCATGAATGGTTGCTGGATCAGGCACTGATAGGGCTCACGTACTGCTGGGTGAATACTGAAGGTAATGTCATGGTTTTTTGAATAGATGAGTTGAGGCATGAAAGTTACTCGCTGCAAAATTTCAGCGAAGATAGCAGTGGAAGCTGGAAGTGCTTGCACGGTTAAGTGACGTTTTTCGTAACTTAGCTGCAGAGTAGGGTTGTAGCCTTATTATTTGCAAGTGAGAGGCTGGAGTGGTTGTTAAAAATTAAGCTGAAGTGGCAGTAGGCTGCTGCTGAGTAAAGTGATTTATGCGGAGTATTAATGGACGTTGATTCGCGCATCCCGTTTGGTTTAAGCACTGATAGTGGGCAGATTGTAGATGTTGGAAGTGTTGAGCGTGGTAATGCTTGTCGATGCATTTGCCCCTCATGTAAAACACCACTAGTCGCAAGGCATGGAACTCAAAACGCATGGCACTTCGCCCACCGTAGTCAGAAGACACACAACGAAACTCGCAACGAGTGCGATTACTCCTTCGCAGTTTCTGTCAGGCTAATGATTCGGCAGCTTGCCACTAATGGTTTAAAATTTAAGGTGCCGCGGCTTGAGGGAGTGCTTCCTGCTTATAGTGAGTTTACTCATCAAGCAAAAGATTTTGACTATCTGGTGACGGAAGAATCGCTTTTGACTCTAGAGGACGTCGAAGTAGGGGCGGCTTTTTGTGGTGAGACTGTAGATGTACTAGGACTTGTGAAAAGTGTTCCATTTGTGGTGCATGTCACCTATAAGGATCGAAACCTGCCTATTAGTCTCAAAGAACCCCAGGTGGCTAGGAGTGGTGTGATTGAGCTTAATGTCGATGATTTACCGCAGTTATTTGCTAAGGAAGATAGCGGACAGTATCAAGAGGTTCTTCGTCGATACATTGAGGACCGAACAGATGGTAAGACCTGGGCTTATCATCCTCGTGAGAAGAAGCTTAAAAATATTGCTATAGCGCAGCGTGATTCTTGGCTAGACCAGCAAGAAGCTGAGGTAAAACTTAATACGTCTGCTAACTTTACTTGTCGTATGTGTGGCTGGGTAGGGCCGAGCATAAAGTGTGAGCCATGCGATTCTCATTTGTACACAAGCAATAAAATATAGCAGCCTGAGTGGTCGACATATCCAGAGCGCTCTGGATCGGTAGTTGATCGAGAGCGTGCCCATCTAGAGATATATTCAGTGTCTCGTTATACCAGTTGAGTTCATAGATACCCATAACCTTTGCGGTGAAGATTAGCTGATCAGTTGTTGCATCAGGGGGAGGGGTTCGAATTTTACTTTCCAATCGATCATGCAGGCCCACTCCCATAGATCAATATTTGAGCTATTGGCTACCGCCTAGTTGCAAAATCTAGAGTAAATCGGCGATAGGTATCAGGGTGGTAGAGGCATGCTTATGTTGCTTATCCACAGCTCTGCTCAGAGATAACTTGATGCAATTGTGGCTGCTCGGACGCTAGGGCCAAGACTGGCTTGCTGGGGATTCGCTCGCTTTTTAGTAGGGAGAGTGGGAGCATTGTTCCCGTTAAGAACAGAGGTTTCACTGCTTGTGACCAGATAACTGGTGTTAATTGACGTCGATTGAGGTTGCGGTTGCCTAACTATTTTTCTTTGTATATCAATTAGTTACAGTTAGTGTACAATGGAAGTTGATTAAGGACATCTGGCTCGAACGGCCTGTCACGCCGGGGGTCGCGGGTTCGAGTCCCGTCCACTGCGCCATATTACGAAAACCCGTTAAGCATCAAAACTTAACGGGTTTTTTCGTATCTGAAGGTTAAAAATACGCGCTAGCAAAATCATACTGACAGCTGTGGGTTCGCTTAAGCGACTGCGCAGCATAGTGGTGCTCGCTAGTGTTAGGCGGGCAGATACTGTGCTTGTCATGCCGTATGGGATGGGTGAGCAATTGTTGTTAATTAATAGGCTAGGCCATGCAGCCCTGACAACTCTTCGCCAAGATAATCAATCAGCATTCGCACTTTGGGTAATAGGTTGTGGTTGTGTGGGTAAATGGCCCAAACCCCTTCATCGGGTGCACTGTACTCGTCCAGTAGTGCGACTAGTTGTCCATTGTGGATGTAATTGAGTACATATTCTCCTGGCAGCTGCACAATCCCTAGTCCTTTTAATGCGGCGTCAGCCAAGGCGCGGCCGCTGTTGCAGCGCAAGTTACCGCTGATGTGGATATTGCGTGCTTTGCCTTTTTCTTGAAAACGCCAGTGATCCATCGAGCCCTGCAAGCAATTATGCTGATTGAGCTCTGCTGGTTTTGTCGGCTGGCCATATTCAGCTAGGTAGTTTGGTGCAGCGCAGACATACAGGGTACGTGAGGCGAGACGTTTGGCCATCATGCTGGAGTCCTGTAGTTGGCCCTGGCGAATACCGAGATCATAGCCTTCGGCAATCAAGTCCATTTTCTGATTGCTTAAATGTAGTTCAATCTCAAGCTCAGGGTAGCGGGCGATGAAGTCGTTTATCAGTGGTGCAATGGTCTGTTCGCCATAGGTGACCGGCGCGGTGATCTTGAGCTTGCCTGTGGGTTTACTGTGCAGGTCACTCATCGCATGCTCAGCATCCTGTAAGTCATCCAGCAGTTGTCTGCAACGCTGGTAATAGATAGAGCCCGCCTCGGTAATACTGACTTTGCGGGTGGTGCGCTGTAATAACTTGGTGGCTAAACGAGTTTCCAGTGCACTGACTTGGCGGCTGACATGTGCGGTTGAAATCCCTAGTTTTTTTGCTGCGAGGGTGAAGCTTTCTGTCTCGGCAACGGTAACGAACTCGGCAATACCTTCCCAGTTATACAGCATGCTTAACTCCTACAAAATCTTATGCGTCAGTTGCGGCGCGTGCTAATTTGATCTGTCTGCGCAGCAGCGGCGTGTGCTGATTGATCTTTTATTGATGCACGAGCCATGCGCCGGATAAAGTCTTTTGCACAGTGTTTAAAGTGGTTTGCGTGGTGCGCTTAAAGATGGATTATTGTTACCTGCAGGTAAAAGTAAATTACAAAGCAGGTTGATTATCTTCTCACAGCTAACAACTATAATAACCTCATTGAGCTAAAAAACATCGCCAACCTGCTTGGAAATCATTAACAGGCCGCACAGTGTTTCTATACGACGTTTATCTGTTCTGATGTGACATGACATTATCCGCAATAGAGGAATCAAGCTGATGACACAATCAATTAAATCTAAAGCTGCTATCGCCTGGGGCCCCGGTCAGCCTCTTTCCATCGAAGAAATTGATGTGATGGCGCCGCAAAAAGGTGAGGTTCGGGTGCGTATTGTGGCCAGTGGTGTTTGCCATACTGATGCGTTCACTTTGTCTGGCGATGACCCAGAAGGTGTTTTTCCTTGTGTGCTAGGTCACGAGGGCGGCGGTATTGTTGAATCCATTGGAGAAGGTGTTACTAGCGTGCAAGTGGGTGATCATGTCATCCCTTTGTACACGCCTGAATGTGGTGAGTGTAAGTTCTGCCTGTCTGGAAAAACCAACCTGTGTCAAAAGATTCGGGAAACCCAAGGTCAAGGCTTGATGCCAGATGGCACCACGCGCTTCCATAAAGACGGTCAGCCAATTTATCACTACATGGGCTGTTCAACCTTTTCTGAGTACACGGTTTTGCCGGAAATCTCGCTGGCCAAGGTCAATCCTGAAGCGCCGCTTGAAGAGGTGTGCTTGTTGGGTTGTGGCGTGACCACAGGCATGGGCGCCGTGATGAATACGGCCAAAGTGGAAGAAGGCGCTACAGTAGCTATTTTTGGCCTCGGTGGTATTGGCCTGTCAGCCATTATCGGCGCAACAATGGCCAAGGCCAGTCGCATCATTGCTATTGATATCAATGAAAGCAAGTTCGACTTAGCGCGCCAGTTGGGTGCCACTGACTGCATTAACCCGCAAACGTTTGATAAGCCGATTCAGGATGTGATCGTTGAGTTGACCGATGGCGGTGTTGACTATTCATTTGAGTGTATTGGTAACGTGAATGTCATGCGCTCGGCGCTTGAGTGCTGCCATAAAGGTTGGGGCGAGTCAGTGATTATTGGTGTGGCTGGTGCGGGGCAGGAGATCAGTACGCGACCATTTCAGTTAGTGACCGGCCGCGTATGGCGCGGTTCTGCTTTTGGTGGTGTTAAAGGTCGTTCTGAGTTGCCGGATTATGTCGAGCGCTATTTGCAAGGTGAGTTTAAGTTAGATCACTTCATTACTCAC comes from Pseudomonas sp. C27(2019) and encodes:
- a CDS encoding competence protein CoiA family protein; protein product: MDVDSRIPFGLSTDSGQIVDVGSVERGNACRCICPSCKTPLVARHGTQNAWHFAHRSQKTHNETRNECDYSFAVSVRLMIRQLATNGLKFKVPRLEGVLPAYSEFTHQAKDFDYLVTEESLLTLEDVEVGAAFCGETVDVLGLVKSVPFVVHVTYKDRNLPISLKEPQVARSGVIELNVDDLPQLFAKEDSGQYQEVLRRYIEDRTDGKTWAYHPREKKLKNIAIAQRDSWLDQQEAEVKLNTSANFTCRMCGWVGPSIKCEPCDSHLYTSNKI
- a CDS encoding LysR substrate-binding domain-containing protein, which gives rise to MYNWEGIAEFVTVAETESFTLAAKKLGISTAHVSRQVSALETRLATKLLQRTTRKVSITEAGSIYYQRCRQLLDDLQDAEHAMSDLHSKPTGKLKITAPVTYGEQTIAPLINDFIARYPELEIELHLSNQKMDLIAEGYDLGIRQGQLQDSSMMAKRLASRTLYVCAAPNYLAEYGQPTKPAELNQHNCLQGSMDHWRFQEKGKARNIHISGNLRCNSGRALADAALKGLGIVQLPGEYVLNYIHNGQLVALLDEYSAPDEGVWAIYPHNHNLLPKVRMLIDYLGEELSGLHGLAY
- a CDS encoding S-(hydroxymethyl)glutathione dehydrogenase/class III alcohol dehydrogenase; protein product: MTQSIKSKAAIAWGPGQPLSIEEIDVMAPQKGEVRVRIVASGVCHTDAFTLSGDDPEGVFPCVLGHEGGGIVESIGEGVTSVQVGDHVIPLYTPECGECKFCLSGKTNLCQKIRETQGQGLMPDGTTRFHKDGQPIYHYMGCSTFSEYTVLPEISLAKVNPEAPLEEVCLLGCGVTTGMGAVMNTAKVEEGATVAIFGLGGIGLSAIIGATMAKASRIIAIDINESKFDLARQLGATDCINPQTFDKPIQDVIVELTDGGVDYSFECIGNVNVMRSALECCHKGWGESVIIGVAGAGQEISTRPFQLVTGRVWRGSAFGGVKGRSELPDYVERYLQGEFKLDHFITHTMGLADINQAFDLMHEGKSIRTVIHFDK